One Vitis vinifera cultivar Pinot Noir 40024 chromosome 15, ASM3070453v1 genomic window, AATAttcccatttctctctctctctcttttttctcttttttttttttttttaacattttaccTTTGGAAGGAAAACGATTCTTATATTTTGGAGAAAAGTATGTAGTTTTTCTTCACCGTATTTTTTAAGGatcaaatcatattatattatactttatgaaataaaacatCCTAGAATAGATATAATATTAAGATAGCAATTGTACGACATTATCCAACAGTTTGGTTATATATAGCATCAATTCAATACTTCCTAAAAACCCATATATTAAGTCAGATTatatgataaaacttaatacttattattcaatgatttaagttgattttaagttaaattatatataaattgatttaaaacttatttcttaattcttattttaaatattaatgttatttgataaaattaatttaaaatttattctaaattactaaattgatatatttatttttataaattataattaggccAATGCCGTCAAATAACAATAGATATCATAGAGTAAACATAATGGAGGTTATGGAATAACAATAGAGTAGTAATAGAGATTGTGAAGATAATTAAGacaaatgaataaaaaggtaaaataaatatgtaaacttaaaaataaattaattattttacttattatttaaaattgtttttaactttaagttatattattaaacaattttaccaaatatatttaatttactcaataatttaaattaagttattgaatcattttaagttattaaattggtttaacAAATACCCAATAAAtctaatcttattatttttactttagtcttatttatttattttatacttatCGATCCCAGGGTTCAGAAATTATTGTACGTCAAATAACATCAAAAGTGTTGGTTTCAGAAGAGACCTAATCATATGATACTTAGGCTAAGTAATTATATGATATGATACCGGTATTAATTCGGGTATCTCCGGTTCAACTAGGATCATAGTTCGTAACAACTAGAAACTTTATTCATGggtaaaaatgaatttttaaaatttaaaaattatttaattccatTCCtccttataatttaaaattttaataatatcacTCAACAAAggtctcaaaaaaataaaaaataaaaaataaaaaatcagaacaCATACTCTGTTTGGCTCCCGGAAGCaccaagaaaaggaaagaacatTAGCTTAAAGTTACGAACAGCGAACTACCTGTGTGGAATGTATTTGAGGCATGCCCAAACCACATACCCACCCATTGAAGTTCCCACCAAAAAAAACTTTTGGCCCAGCTCCAAAGCATCTGCAAGCTCTTCAACATCAGAGGCTTCACTTCCCAACCATTTCCTAGTGTTTGGATCGCTCTCCCCATGCCCAGCTCTATAGTAGCCCACCATGTATATGCCCATCTCTTCTATTATTTCCTGCACCATGTTTTCACCTAAAGCCACTTAAAAGTTCTTCATACGTTATGATGATGTAGTAATGGTCAAGAACACCCTTTAAAGGACAACTGAAGACTAATAGTAAAGATTATGAGGCAAATATTACCGGAGAAGCTCTGAGAAAGTCGAGCCTTGAGCCAGTAAAGCCATGGGCAAGGATGATCTTAAACTGGGCTTTGTCCTTAGGCACTCCACTCTCCGAGTAAGCCAGGAACCGCCCATCCTTTAAACGGAGTCTCTGCGCTGTGACCGGAGGGCCGCCTGGTGAACCACATAAACTAGAGTACTTCTGGGGTTGAAACGCCTTGTAGAACCA contains:
- the LOC100257406 gene encoding uncharacterized protein LOC100257406; the protein is METFLGWFYKAFQPQKYSSLCGSPGGPPVTAQRLRLKDGRFLAYSESGVPKDKAQFKIILAHGFTGSRLDFLRASPEIIEEMGIYMVGYYRAGHGESDPNTRKWLGSEASDVEELADALELGQKFFLVGTSMGGYVVWACLKYIPHRLAGAALVAPVINYRWPRFPKDLSKEAYYQQAVGDQWLLRVAYYAPWLLNWWVN